In Stieleria varia, one genomic interval encodes:
- a CDS encoding patatin-like phospholipase family protein yields MAESVEEILSFLLLHPASRGLAEEECRKVAASGVRIRSFAQDEIVYSAGEIPAAIWLIVSGRLCLASHRDQPRIPIARFGTHDQVGVIELVRGEPATVDLIAEEPTWALEIPHDLAVSLMESLPVLARNLLRDAAVPMSEFLDSSQKREWAKSLAIIHVSQHTRQVTNAVVDRLIDLGESIGRITDDPDQIPSETTFRFSGEETAEIRAQLGKWTKMDRVVLEFESETKTADPQRLSPLLQYVQQAFFVVTPENHAKLETMLSDLVAQTRAFRDKLNVIWVVSAAERVIPLAPELQKMITRHFVVHHGDDELLHYGDLPDGLNAGTERIVHALRGVQIGLALGGGAARGMAHLGVFQALERAGIVVDLMAGTSVGAMLGVTYCAGFSAEFALGSYPSDLKLPRFFRMLPGGGKWYLIWKYRTRGWDPMLRRYFQRWRLEQLPIPIETVSADLVSGEEVIRSQFDCVDAITESINLPQLSPPYLRDGKVLVDGGILNVIPADALIRRGANFVIGVDVASRMEREFAGNKPDTPTGQMRKPSITQVIRRVRQVQDRNLCRIGSLSADVTITPDVADVDIAAFEDTRQTAQLGMAAAERILPSLRQKLHDLDPQLFPITETPGVP; encoded by the coding sequence ATGGCCGAATCTGTCGAGGAAATCCTGTCGTTCCTATTGCTGCACCCGGCCAGTCGTGGATTGGCCGAGGAGGAGTGCCGCAAAGTCGCCGCGTCGGGTGTCCGGATCCGCAGCTTTGCGCAAGACGAGATCGTCTATTCCGCAGGCGAGATCCCTGCGGCGATTTGGCTGATCGTCAGCGGGCGATTGTGCCTCGCGTCTCATCGGGATCAACCCCGAATCCCTATCGCACGATTCGGGACTCACGATCAAGTCGGTGTGATCGAATTGGTGCGTGGAGAACCCGCGACGGTGGACCTGATCGCGGAGGAGCCGACCTGGGCTTTGGAAATCCCGCACGACTTGGCGGTTTCCCTCATGGAGTCCTTGCCCGTTCTCGCACGCAATCTACTGCGTGACGCGGCCGTTCCGATGTCGGAGTTTTTGGACTCGTCCCAAAAACGTGAGTGGGCCAAATCACTGGCGATCATTCACGTCTCTCAACACACCCGGCAGGTCACTAACGCCGTGGTGGATCGACTGATCGATCTGGGTGAGTCCATCGGCAGGATCACCGATGATCCCGACCAAATCCCAAGTGAGACAACGTTTCGGTTCAGCGGCGAGGAGACGGCGGAGATCCGGGCTCAGTTGGGAAAGTGGACCAAGATGGATCGTGTGGTGTTGGAGTTTGAATCGGAAACCAAGACTGCCGACCCGCAACGCCTGTCCCCTTTGCTGCAATACGTTCAGCAAGCGTTCTTTGTCGTCACCCCGGAGAACCATGCCAAACTGGAAACCATGCTGTCCGATTTGGTCGCCCAGACGCGTGCCTTTCGTGACAAGTTGAACGTGATCTGGGTGGTGTCCGCCGCTGAACGCGTGATCCCCTTGGCACCTGAACTGCAGAAGATGATCACGCGTCATTTTGTTGTCCACCATGGCGACGACGAACTTCTGCACTATGGTGATTTACCCGACGGTCTGAACGCGGGAACCGAACGCATCGTCCACGCGCTGCGTGGCGTGCAGATCGGTTTAGCGCTCGGTGGAGGTGCCGCGCGTGGAATGGCTCATCTGGGAGTCTTTCAAGCTTTGGAACGCGCCGGGATCGTGGTGGACTTGATGGCCGGCACAAGTGTCGGGGCAATGTTGGGAGTGACCTACTGTGCGGGGTTTTCCGCCGAGTTTGCCCTGGGATCCTATCCGTCGGATCTGAAACTGCCGCGTTTCTTTAGGATGCTGCCGGGTGGCGGTAAGTGGTATTTGATTTGGAAGTATCGAACGCGTGGATGGGATCCCATGCTGCGACGATACTTTCAACGCTGGCGTCTGGAGCAGTTACCGATCCCGATCGAAACCGTCAGCGCGGATCTGGTCAGCGGCGAGGAAGTCATCCGGTCTCAGTTCGATTGCGTCGATGCGATCACCGAAAGCATCAATTTGCCCCAACTGTCCCCTCCGTATCTGCGAGACGGAAAAGTTCTGGTGGACGGCGGAATTCTGAATGTGATTCCCGCCGACGCACTGATCCGCCGCGGGGCAAACTTCGTCATCGGCGTGGACGTGGCGTCGAGGATGGAGCGAGAGTTTGCCGGAAACAAGCCTGATACGCCGACCGGGCAGATGAGAAAACCCAGCATTACCCAGGTGATTCGGCGGGTGCGTCAGGTCCAGGACCGCAATCTCTGCCGCATCGGTTCCTTGTCCGCGGACGTAACGATCACCCCGGATGTTGCGGACGTCGACATCGCGGCGTTCGAAGACACGAGACAAACCGCACAGCTTGGAATGGCGGCCGCCGAGCGGATCCTGCCTTCCCTGCGACAAAAGCTCCACGACCTGGATCCGCAGTTGTTTCCGATAACCGAGACGCCAGGTGTTCCCTGA